From a single Apium graveolens cultivar Ventura chromosome 2, ASM990537v1, whole genome shotgun sequence genomic region:
- the LOC141708032 gene encoding protein COP1 SUPPRESSOR 2 isoform X1: MKKRNFRKRNLDDSQEHNQPNADDVDDDEQQTKLALEEIKFLQKQREKKPGIPALLSGNQGGGVNGGLVPKGTENKNEVDGENDELVLQDTFAQETAVMVEDPNMLRYVEQELAKKRGKTIDDADQVENEIKHAEDELYKIPEHLKVKRRNSEESSTQWTTGIAEIQLPIEYKLRNIEETEAAKKLLQEKRLIGRSRTKTDSSIPSSYSADYFQRGKDYAEKLRREHPQLYKDKDVEKNGQEPRPADSNPDAAVRRQAATDEIMLERFRKRERFRVRR; this comes from the exons ATGAAGAAGAGGAACTTTCGAAAGAGAAACCTAGACGATTCACAAGAACATAATCAACCCAACGCTGATGATGTTGATGACGATGAACAACAAACCAA ATTGGCATTGGAAGAGATTAAGTTCCTTCAGAAACAGAGGGAGAAGAAGCCCGGGATCCCAGCTTTGCTTTCGGGAAATCAAGGCGGGGGAGTGAATGGGGGTTTGGTTCCCAAAGGGACGGAGAATAAGAATGAAGTGGATGGAGAGAATGATGAGTTGGTTTTGCAGGATACTTTTGCTCAAGAAACTGCTGTTATGGTTGAAGACCCTAATAT GTTGAGATATGTTGAACAAGAATTGGCTAAGAAAAGGGGGAAAACCATTGATGATGCGGATCAAGTTGAGAATGAGATCAAACATGCAGAGGACGAATTATACAAAATTCCAGAGCATCTTAAA GTAAAGAGACGAAACTCCGAAGAAAGCTCTACTCAGTGGACTACTGGGATTGCAGAGATTCAGCTTCCCATCGA ATACAAGCTGCGAAATATTGAGGAAACCGAGGCGGCCAAAAAGCTCTTACAGGAGAAGAGGCTTATCGGTCGAAGTCGAACTAAAACCGACTCCAGCATTCCTTCAAGTTACAGTGCTGATTACTTCCAACGTGGCAAAGACTACGCTGAAAAACTTAGAAGAG AACATCCACAGCTTTACAAAGATAAAGATGTCGAGAAAAATGGTCAAGAACCTAGACCTGCTGATTCTAATCCAGATGCAGCTGTTCGAAGGCAAGCCGCCACAGATGAGATCATGCTTGAACGCTTTCGTAAAAGGGAACGTTTTCGAGTACGGAGATAA
- the LOC141708032 gene encoding protein COP1 SUPPRESSOR 2 isoform X2 has product MKKRNFRKRNLDDSQEHNQPNADDVDDDEQQTKLALEEIKFLQKQREKKPGIPALLSGNQGGGVNGGLVPKGTENKNEVDGENDELVLQDTFAQETAVMVEDPNMLRYVEQELAKKRGKTIDDADQVENEIKHAEDELYKIPEHLKVKRRNSEESSTQWTTGIAEIQLPIEYKLRNIEETEAAKKLLQEKRLIGRSRTKTDSSIPSSYSADYFQRGKDYAEKLRRVHKDPYDSKPYNRISLHSDYSYTTGWRKLPRLVSVCSHVHPWHG; this is encoded by the exons ATGAAGAAGAGGAACTTTCGAAAGAGAAACCTAGACGATTCACAAGAACATAATCAACCCAACGCTGATGATGTTGATGACGATGAACAACAAACCAA ATTGGCATTGGAAGAGATTAAGTTCCTTCAGAAACAGAGGGAGAAGAAGCCCGGGATCCCAGCTTTGCTTTCGGGAAATCAAGGCGGGGGAGTGAATGGGGGTTTGGTTCCCAAAGGGACGGAGAATAAGAATGAAGTGGATGGAGAGAATGATGAGTTGGTTTTGCAGGATACTTTTGCTCAAGAAACTGCTGTTATGGTTGAAGACCCTAATAT GTTGAGATATGTTGAACAAGAATTGGCTAAGAAAAGGGGGAAAACCATTGATGATGCGGATCAAGTTGAGAATGAGATCAAACATGCAGAGGACGAATTATACAAAATTCCAGAGCATCTTAAA GTAAAGAGACGAAACTCCGAAGAAAGCTCTACTCAGTGGACTACTGGGATTGCAGAGATTCAGCTTCCCATCGA ATACAAGCTGCGAAATATTGAGGAAACCGAGGCGGCCAAAAAGCTCTTACAGGAGAAGAGGCTTATCGGTCGAAGTCGAACTAAAACCGACTCCAGCATTCCTTCAAGTTACAGTGCTGATTACTTCCAACGTGGCAAAGACTACGCTGAAAAACTTAGAAGAG TCCACAAGGACCCCTACGACTCAAAACCCTACAACAGAATCTCACTCCATTCAGATTACTCCTATACGACTGGATGGAGAAAACTTCCTAGGCTGGTCTCGGTCTGTTCGCATGTACATCCATGGCATGGGTAA